A region from the Clostridium beijerinckii genome encodes:
- the rbsK gene encoding ribokinase, which yields MKIAVIGSNMVDLITYIDRMPKEGETLEAPDFKMGCGGKGANQAIAASKFKSDVMMVSKVGDDLFGENTIKNFKNNGIDTEFVTIQKNQASGVAPIFVDKNSKNSILIIKGANKDLSTNDIDAASEELKKCSLIVLQLEINLETVYYSIDFANKNHIPVLLNPAPAMPNLDLSYISKCDFFAPNETELQILTNKPVSTVEEIKEAAHYICDKGAKNVIVTMGSKGVLWINNNEEHFIEAHKVNAIDTTGAGDAFIGCFAHFYVTTKDVMLSLKRATAFAALSVTKYGTQSSYPTKEEFEAYIKENN from the coding sequence ATGAAAATTGCAGTTATTGGTTCAAATATGGTAGATTTAATAACTTATATTGATAGAATGCCAAAAGAAGGAGAAACTTTAGAAGCACCTGATTTTAAAATGGGATGCGGTGGTAAAGGCGCAAACCAAGCTATTGCAGCATCGAAATTTAAATCAGATGTTATGATGGTAAGTAAAGTTGGAGATGATCTTTTTGGTGAAAATACTATTAAAAACTTTAAGAATAATGGCATTGATACTGAGTTTGTGACCATTCAAAAAAATCAGGCAAGTGGAGTTGCACCTATTTTTGTTGATAAAAACTCTAAAAATAGTATTTTAATTATTAAAGGTGCGAATAAAGACTTATCAACTAATGATATAGATGCAGCAAGTGAGGAATTGAAAAAATGTTCTTTGATTGTTTTACAGTTAGAAATTAATTTAGAAACTGTTTATTATTCTATAGATTTTGCTAATAAAAATCATATTCCTGTTTTACTAAATCCTGCTCCTGCTATGCCGAATTTAGATTTAAGTTATATTTCTAAATGTGATTTCTTCGCTCCAAATGAAACTGAACTACAAATTTTAACAAATAAACCTGTAAGCACAGTGGAAGAAATTAAAGAAGCAGCACATTACATTTGTGACAAAGGTGCAAAAAACGTAATTGTTACAATGGGGAGTAAGGGTGTACTGTGGATAAATAATAATGAAGAACACTTTATTGAAGCTCATAAAGTTAATGCAATTGATACAACGGGTGCTGGTGATGCATTTATTGGTTGTTTTGCACATTTCTATGTGACTACAAAAGATGTAATGTTGTCTTTAAAAAGAGCAACAGCTTTCGCAGCACTTAGTGTTACAAAATATGGTACTCAATCTTCTTATCCAACAAAAGAGGAGTTTGAAGCATATATTAAAGAAAATAACTAG
- the deoC gene encoding deoxyribose-phosphate aldolase, with amino-acid sequence MKLSKYIDHTLLKPEATKKDILNLIEDAKTYDFASVCINPGWVKLAYEELKSSNINVCTVIGFPLGATSLESKVYETKAAIEDGADEIDMVISIGQLKSGNDYYVKEEIRKVVEASGDKMVKVIIETCLLTEDEKVRACTLAKEAGADYVKTSTGFSKGGATAQDVKLMRETVGDDMGVKASGGIHSKKEMLDMINNGASRIGVSCGVEIVKEL; translated from the coding sequence ATGAAATTATCTAAGTATATTGATCACACATTACTAAAACCAGAGGCAACAAAAAAGGATATATTAAATCTTATTGAGGATGCTAAAACCTATGATTTTGCATCAGTTTGTATTAATCCAGGTTGGGTTAAGCTTGCTTATGAAGAACTAAAAAGCTCTAATATTAATGTTTGTACTGTAATCGGTTTTCCATTAGGAGCAACATCTTTAGAATCTAAAGTATATGAAACAAAAGCGGCTATTGAAGATGGTGCTGATGAAATTGACATGGTTATTTCTATTGGACAACTTAAATCAGGCAATGACTATTATGTGAAGGAAGAAATTAGAAAAGTAGTAGAAGCTTCTGGAGATAAAATGGTTAAAGTAATTATAGAGACATGTTTATTAACAGAAGATGAAAAAGTAAGAGCATGTACTTTAGCTAAAGAAGCTGGCGCTGATTATGTAAAAACTTCCACTGGATTTTCAAAAGGAGGTGCTACAGCACAGGACGTTAAATTAATGAGAGAAACTGTTGGAGATGATATGGGAGTTAAGGCTTCAGGTGGAATTCATAGTAAAAAGGAAATGTTAGATATGATAAACAATGGGGCTTCAAGAATTGGCGTAAGCTGTGGAGTAGAGATTGTTAAAGAGTTGTAG
- a CDS encoding response regulator, with amino-acid sequence MKKVLVVDDALFMRVAIKTMLEKNGFEVVGEAENGFQAIEMYKTLKPEIVTMDITMPHMDGLEALGQIIKFDHNAKVIMLSAMGQERRIREAVILGAKGFIVKPFKEEHIVKALSKF; translated from the coding sequence ATGAAAAAAGTACTTGTAGTTGATGATGCATTGTTTATGAGAGTAGCAATAAAAACAATGCTCGAAAAAAATGGATTTGAAGTTGTAGGTGAAGCAGAAAATGGATTTCAGGCTATTGAAATGTATAAAACCCTAAAACCTGAAATTGTTACAATGGATATAACAATGCCACATATGGATGGATTAGAAGCTTTAGGTCAAATAATTAAATTTGATCATAATGCAAAGGTAATTATGTTAAGTGCTATGGGACAAGAAAGAAGAATTAGGGAAGCGGTTATTTTAGGGGCTAAGGGGTTTATAGTAAAGCCATTTAAAGAAGAGCATATTGTAAAAGCATTGAGTAAATTTTAA
- the fucP gene encoding L-fucose:H+ symporter permease, translating into MRMKDIQEYPDGYLNKTPIFQFSLLSLLFPLWAVAASLNDILITQFKSVFALSDFASAFVQSAFYGGYFLIAIPASLVIKKSSYKIAILIGLGFYVVGCFLFYPASHMATYSTFLVAIFVLAIGLSFLETSANTYSSLIGPRDKSTLRLNISQTVYPIGSIIGVLLGKYLIFQEGESLQAQMSKMTPEAAKAFGESILQHTLEPYRYLILILIVALVLFAITKFPKCKPQNVKGEVENKVSIVETLKYLVKNNNFKKGIVAQFFYVGMQTTVWSFTIRLALTLDKSINERYASTFMVYSFIAFFLGKFIANFLMNKFHPTKVLLVYSILGFLSLAYVTLTPNITSVYAAIVASFLFGPCWATIYSKTLDAVQDKKHTETAGAIIVMSIIGGAVIPTVQGFVSDSLGSMQLSFVVPMICFAIVAIYFYAEMKRINIKKGMKNNE; encoded by the coding sequence ATGCGTATGAAAGATATACAAGAGTATCCAGATGGTTACTTAAATAAAACACCTATTTTTCAATTTAGTTTATTATCATTATTATTCCCTCTATGGGCAGTAGCTGCTAGTTTAAATGATATATTAATTACTCAATTTAAAAGTGTATTTGCCTTAAGTGATTTTGCTAGTGCATTTGTACAAAGTGCATTTTATGGTGGATATTTTTTAATTGCCATTCCGGCATCTTTAGTAATTAAAAAATCAAGTTATAAAATAGCAATATTAATAGGACTTGGCTTTTATGTTGTTGGTTGTTTTTTATTTTATCCTGCGTCACATATGGCAACGTATTCAACATTTTTAGTTGCAATTTTTGTACTTGCTATAGGACTTAGCTTTTTAGAGACATCAGCCAATACCTATAGTTCACTGATTGGTCCAAGAGATAAATCAACTCTTCGTCTAAACATCAGTCAAACAGTTTATCCTATAGGATCAATTATAGGAGTTTTATTAGGAAAATATCTAATTTTTCAAGAAGGTGAATCTTTACAGGCACAAATGTCAAAAATGACACCTGAAGCTGCTAAAGCGTTTGGAGAATCTATTTTACAGCATACATTAGAACCTTATAGATATCTTATTTTAATTTTAATTGTAGCATTGGTTTTGTTTGCAATTACTAAATTTCCAAAATGTAAGCCACAAAATGTTAAAGGTGAAGTAGAAAACAAAGTAAGTATTGTAGAAACTTTAAAATATTTAGTGAAGAATAATAATTTTAAAAAAGGTATTGTTGCTCAATTTTTCTATGTAGGTATGCAAACTACCGTTTGGTCATTTACCATCAGATTAGCGTTAACACTAGATAAAAGCATAAATGAAAGATACGCTTCAACATTTATGGTTTATAGTTTTATAGCCTTTTTCTTAGGTAAATTTATTGCAAATTTCTTAATGAATAAATTTCATCCAACAAAAGTATTACTTGTATATTCAATATTAGGATTTTTATCATTAGCATATGTTACACTAACACCAAATATCACTTCTGTATATGCAGCCATTGTAGCAAGTTTCTTGTTTGGTCCTTGTTGGGCTACAATTTATAGCAAGACTCTAGATGCTGTTCAAGATAAAAAGCATACAGAAACAGCTGGTGCAATAATCGTAATGTCTATTATTGGGGGAGCAGTTATTCCAACAGTACAAGGATTTGTTTCAGATTCGCTTGGTTCAATGCAATTATCATTCGTAGTACCAATGATTTGCTTTGCTATAGTAGCTATATATTTTTACGCAGAAATGAAAAGGATTAATATAAAGAAAGGAATGAAAAATAATGAATAA
- a CDS encoding PLP-dependent aminotransferase family protein: MIFSNLIINKDEPIYIQIERHIIEGIKKGELKKHSKLPSTREASKFLNISRNSVISAYEELESREIIITKRGIGTFISIESVNESYEYNVDFMKRVNFYGDTLRELDIIKSELPYKKGMISFKSISPESHLFNLDDFKRSLLDAWTFEEANLLNYGYAKGYKPLIDYFFDYMEEKRVATNNKDILITNGFTEAFDIIISSLTNKGDVILCEEPTHNTALKIMKAYNLKVVQVKMDKEGLNLKDLEEALEKYNPKFGYLIPSYNNPTGIVTKTERRKEIYNLFRKYSVPIIEDGFNEELLYSSSPIDPIASLCGSGNGVIYIGSLSKILFPGLRIGWIFGDEKLIDVLESVKRGRNIHSSFLDQSAFYYYLKSGAFSRYVKNVRKYYRDKYNLVIEMVEKYIPYEYITGEGGLHIFIKLKDNINARQLLDLCYKDNVLFMPGDTFYEDNLKGKDTFRIGFGRVRDEDIKKGIKIIGDNLKSLPQVRHDK; the protein is encoded by the coding sequence TTGATATTTTCTAATCTTATTATAAATAAAGATGAACCTATTTATATTCAAATTGAAAGACACATTATTGAAGGTATTAAAAAAGGTGAATTAAAAAAACATAGTAAGCTTCCTTCTACAAGAGAAGCAAGTAAATTTTTGAATATAAGTAGAAATTCTGTTATTTCCGCTTATGAAGAGCTTGAAAGCAGAGAAATAATAATTACAAAAAGAGGAATAGGTACTTTTATATCAATTGAAAGTGTAAATGAAAGTTATGAGTACAATGTAGATTTTATGAAAAGAGTTAATTTTTACGGAGACACTCTTAGAGAACTTGATATTATAAAAAGTGAATTACCTTATAAAAAAGGAATGATATCTTTCAAATCAATTTCTCCTGAAAGTCATCTTTTTAATCTTGATGATTTTAAAAGGTCTCTTTTAGATGCTTGGACTTTTGAAGAAGCAAATCTACTTAATTACGGTTATGCCAAGGGTTATAAACCATTAATAGATTACTTTTTTGATTATATGGAAGAAAAGCGTGTAGCTACTAACAATAAAGATATCTTAATAACCAATGGATTTACTGAAGCCTTTGATATAATTATTAGTTCTTTAACAAATAAAGGCGATGTAATTTTATGTGAAGAACCAACCCATAATACTGCTTTAAAGATTATGAAAGCTTATAATCTTAAAGTTGTTCAAGTAAAAATGGATAAAGAAGGACTAAATTTAAAGGACCTTGAAGAAGCTTTAGAAAAATACAATCCGAAGTTTGGATATTTAATACCTTCTTATAATAATCCAACAGGAATTGTAACTAAAACTGAAAGAAGAAAAGAAATATATAATCTTTTCAGAAAATATTCTGTTCCTATTATAGAAGATGGATTTAATGAAGAATTATTATACTCTAGCTCTCCAATTGATCCCATAGCTTCTTTGTGTGGAAGTGGGAATGGAGTTATCTATATAGGAAGTCTTTCAAAGATATTATTTCCTGGCCTTAGAATTGGATGGATATTTGGAGACGAAAAACTCATAGATGTTTTAGAAAGCGTAAAACGTGGAAGAAACATTCATTCATCCTTTTTAGACCAAAGTGCATTTTATTATTATTTAAAAAGTGGTGCCTTTAGTAGATATGTAAAAAATGTACGTAAATATTATAGAGATAAATACAATCTCGTTATAGAAATGGTTGAGAAATATATTCCCTACGAATATATAACTGGTGAAGGTGGTCTCCATATTTTCATAAAACTCAAGGATAACATAAATGCAAGACAGCTTTTAGATCTTTGCTATAAAGATAATGTGTTATTTATGCCTGGCGATACTTTCTATGAAGATAACTTAAAAGGCAAAGATACCTTTAGAATAGGCTTTGGAAGAGTACGAGATGAAGATATAAAAAAAGGTATTAAAATAATTGGTGATAACTTGAAATCTTTACCGCAAGTTAGACATGACAAATAG
- a CDS encoding chemotaxis protein CheR: MINIKQNEFIELTIFLKNNYGINLTHKKNLIEGRLHNVLIEKGFNNFREYIDYVYSDRTKNELTILINKLTTNHTFFMREEEHFQFFNNKVLPYLKNTVKDKDLRIWSAGCSSGEEAYALAMIMEDFFAEEKSLWDKKILASDISINVLEKAEKGIYNIEGLERVSKNWKLKYFNKIDDYTYKVDTKLKNEVIFRVFNLMDQFPFKRNFHVIFCRNVMIYFDKETKENLIRKFYDMTEVGGYLFIGLSESLSGIENPYEYVMPSVYRKG, encoded by the coding sequence ATGATTAATATAAAGCAAAATGAATTTATAGAACTTACTATATTTTTAAAAAACAACTATGGGATAAACTTAACTCATAAAAAAAATCTTATTGAAGGAAGATTGCACAATGTTCTCATTGAAAAAGGATTTAATAATTTTAGGGAATATATTGATTATGTCTATTCTGATAGAACAAAAAATGAGCTGACAATATTAATTAATAAACTTACTACAAATCATACCTTTTTTATGAGGGAAGAAGAACATTTTCAATTTTTTAACAACAAAGTATTACCATATTTAAAAAATACGGTTAAAGATAAAGATTTAAGAATATGGAGTGCGGGTTGTTCTTCAGGTGAGGAAGCATACGCTCTTGCTATGATAATGGAAGATTTCTTTGCAGAAGAAAAAAGCTTATGGGATAAAAAGATTTTAGCAAGTGACATATCTATTAATGTTCTTGAAAAAGCAGAAAAAGGCATATATAACATAGAAGGTTTAGAAAGAGTATCGAAAAATTGGAAATTAAAGTATTTTAATAAAATAGATGATTATACATATAAAGTAGACACAAAATTAAAAAATGAAGTTATTTTTAGGGTATTTAATTTAATGGATCAATTTCCTTTTAAAAGAAACTTTCATGTTATTTTTTGTAGGAATGTTATGATTTATTTTGATAAAGAAACAAAAGAGAATCTCATAAGGAAGTTTTATGATATGACTGAGGTAGGAGGATATCTTTTTATTGGACTTTCAGAATCTCTTAGCGGAATTGAAAATCCATATGAATATGTGATGCCTTCAGTTTACAGGAAAGGATAG
- a CDS encoding TraX protein, which produces MEVTNNLTKKGLDGFTLKIIALVLMTIDHSYEFFSSNGIPIWFNWLGRLSAPLFLFTMIEGFFHTRNRITYVKRLYFFSVIMSLGKFISWKISINDPSYIVVKNNIFETLFLIGLNILLFEFLSDKNKEFNKKVLLISIAVFFEIILPIVVSSLFSKNISQIVMSFLPCPLVCEGGFVFVILGIMLFYLRNNRKKMMIVYSIFSLSLFPFSNFTFKTAFYHNYQWMMIFSVPLMLLYNEKKGHGLKYLFYIYYPAHIFLFFFISGIIN; this is translated from the coding sequence ATGGAAGTAACAAATAATCTAACTAAAAAAGGGTTAGATGGTTTTACTCTAAAAATAATAGCATTAGTGTTAATGACTATAGATCATTCTTATGAATTTTTTTCATCCAATGGAATTCCAATTTGGTTTAATTGGCTTGGAAGATTATCAGCTCCACTTTTTTTATTTACAATGATAGAAGGATTTTTTCATACAAGAAATAGAATTACTTATGTTAAAAGGTTATACTTTTTTTCAGTAATAATGTCATTAGGTAAGTTTATTTCCTGGAAAATATCTATAAATGATCCATCTTATATTGTAGTAAAAAATAATATATTTGAAACCTTATTTCTAATAGGATTAAATATATTATTATTCGAATTTTTGAGTGATAAGAATAAAGAGTTTAATAAAAAAGTTCTTCTTATCTCTATTGCTGTATTCTTTGAGATAATATTACCTATAGTAGTTTCTTCGTTATTTTCAAAAAATATATCTCAAATTGTAATGTCATTTTTACCTTGCCCATTAGTATGTGAAGGCGGCTTTGTTTTTGTTATTCTTGGTATTATGCTTTTTTATTTAAGGAACAATCGTAAGAAAATGATGATTGTTTATTCAATTTTTTCATTATCTTTATTTCCTTTTTCAAATTTTACTTTTAAAACTGCATTTTATCATAATTATCAATGGATGATGATTTTTTCAGTACCATTAATGTTACTTTACAATGAAAAAAAGGGCCATGGATTAAAATATTTATTTTATATTTATTATCCTGCACATATTTTCTTATTCTTTTTTATTTCTGGAATTATAAATTGA
- a CDS encoding DUF4432 domain-containing protein, which produces MNKIFLERKMFNEQPYVIYKSEEFEVTLFRYSSDIEAIELKNSRGKVTILPYMGQIIWGLEFDGYDLRMKNMFKVPHDAKEIVDTYGCFAFHSGLLANGCPSPEDDHPLHGEMACSKMDKSWLEVDNDFVKIAGYTEYAKGFGNHYLAEPSVTLRKQESNIIIDMSVTNLSECENMPLQYMCHMNYAYAENAKLTQSLPNEAFMIRESIPAHVHPTEQWLAYNKELQQHPGSLNVLNQSGMYDPEIVFFADNLQQYGDDLTFEMASPEGFTFFTEFSSKDFNFATRWLLYNEDQQVAAFVLPGTCRPEGFNAAKENGSLIYLKPQQQKTFKVITGKK; this is translated from the coding sequence ATGAATAAAATATTTTTAGAAAGAAAAATGTTTAATGAACAACCCTATGTAATTTATAAATCTGAGGAATTTGAAGTAACTCTGTTTAGATACTCATCAGATATCGAAGCAATTGAGTTAAAAAATAGTAGAGGTAAAGTAACTATACTTCCTTATATGGGACAAATTATTTGGGGATTAGAATTTGATGGTTATGATTTAAGAATGAAAAATATGTTTAAAGTGCCACATGATGCAAAGGAAATTGTAGACACATATGGTTGCTTTGCTTTCCATTCAGGTTTATTAGCAAATGGTTGTCCATCACCTGAAGACGATCATCCTTTACATGGTGAAATGGCATGCTCAAAAATGGATAAATCATGGCTTGAGGTTGACAATGATTTTGTAAAAATTGCAGGATATACAGAATATGCAAAAGGATTTGGAAATCATTACTTAGCTGAACCTAGTGTTACTTTAAGAAAACAAGAATCAAATATTATTATAGATATGTCTGTTACCAATTTATCTGAATGTGAAAATATGCCTTTACAATATATGTGCCATATGAATTATGCATATGCTGAAAATGCTAAATTGACTCAATCTTTACCAAATGAGGCTTTTATGATTAGAGAATCAATTCCAGCTCATGTTCATCCTACTGAACAATGGCTTGCTTACAACAAAGAGTTACAACAACATCCAGGTAGCTTAAATGTGTTAAATCAATCAGGAATGTATGATCCAGAAATAGTATTTTTTGCAGATAATCTACAACAATATGGAGATGACTTAACATTTGAAATGGCTTCTCCAGAAGGGTTTACATTCTTTACTGAATTTTCATCAAAAGATTTTAACTTTGCTACTAGATGGTTACTATATAATGAAGATCAACAAGTTGCTGCTTTTGTTTTACCAGGAACATGTCGACCAGAAGGATTTAATGCAGCAAAAGAAAATGGTAGCTTAATTTATTTAAAACCACAACAACAAAAAACATTTAAAGTTATAACAGGAAAAAAATAA
- a CDS encoding chemotaxis response regulator protein-glutamate methylesterase: protein MYAPKKVKVLVVDDSLLFRETVARGINNDRGIEVVGTAANPFEARDKILELEPDVLTLDIEMPRMNGIEFLKKLMPQYPMPVVVVSALSDNVFEALNAGAVDFVTKPSSQLRDGLDGFINELILKIKIASIAKISHHKNQYINNQLNTNTIINSNDVIIAIGASTGGTEAIFNIISALPRETPGIVIVQHMPPVFTRMYAERLNASCRMEVKEAQHGDEIIAGRVLIAPGDKHLRINKKGNSYIVECFDGDKVNGHKPSVDVLFNSVAEKVGKSSIGIILTGMGYDGAKGILNMKKKGSITIGQDEKSSVVYGMPKVAYDIGGVLKQVSLKNIPATIYSIINKR from the coding sequence ATGTATGCACCTAAAAAAGTAAAAGTTCTGGTGGTAGATGATTCTTTATTATTTAGAGAGACGGTAGCAAGAGGCATAAATAATGATAGAGGTATAGAAGTTGTTGGCACAGCAGCCAATCCATTTGAAGCAAGAGATAAAATTTTAGAACTTGAACCTGACGTGCTTACTCTTGATATTGAGATGCCAAGGATGAATGGAATAGAATTTTTAAAAAAATTAATGCCTCAGTATCCTATGCCAGTTGTAGTAGTGAGTGCCTTAAGTGATAACGTATTTGAAGCACTAAATGCAGGTGCAGTTGATTTTGTGACAAAACCAAGCAGTCAATTAAGAGATGGACTTGATGGATTTATTAATGAATTGATTTTAAAGATAAAAATAGCCTCAATAGCAAAGATCAGTCATCATAAAAATCAATATATAAATAATCAATTAAATACTAATACTATTATAAATTCAAATGATGTAATTATTGCAATTGGAGCTTCAACAGGTGGTACAGAAGCAATATTTAATATAATTAGTGCTCTTCCAAGAGAAACTCCAGGAATTGTAATTGTGCAACACATGCCACCAGTATTTACTAGGATGTATGCAGAACGCTTAAATGCTTCTTGCAGAATGGAAGTAAAGGAGGCGCAGCACGGAGATGAAATTATTGCTGGTAGAGTTTTGATTGCTCCTGGCGATAAACACTTAAGAATAAATAAAAAAGGGAATTCATATATAGTTGAATGTTTTGATGGTGATAAAGTTAATGGTCATAAGCCTTCTGTAGATGTTTTATTTAATTCTGTTGCAGAAAAAGTAGGGAAAAGTTCTATTGGAATAATACTTACCGGTATGGGTTACGATGGAGCTAAGGGTATTTTGAATATGAAGAAAAAAGGTTCAATAACAATAGGACAAGATGAAAAATCTTCTGTTGTTTATGGAATGCCCAAAGTGGCTTACGATATTGGTGGAGTATTAAAACAGGTTTCTCTAAAAAATATACCTGCGACAATTTATTCAATTATTAACAAAAGATAA
- a CDS encoding RNA polymerase subunit sigma-70: protein MDNKKEQLSVEVARLYYQSDYSQQQIASQLEISRPTISRLLQYAKEKGYVKIDIIDPFSDLDKLAYELKERYGLMDVCIAFSPNKNYTAITQYISKKAAEYLEETIKNGDIIGVSWGTTIYEVAKKLTPQNVKGIEVVQLKGGISYSEVNTYSSETISLFAEAFQTVPRYLPLPVIFENAIVKEMVEKDRHMKGIIEMGIHANVAIFTVGTVRDEALLFRLGYLNEEEKTILKQKSVGDICARFFDENGDICDESINNRTIGIALSDLRQKEKSILVAGGERKVKSIQAALKGRNANVLITDQYTAKKLLD from the coding sequence ATGGATAATAAAAAAGAACAATTAAGCGTTGAAGTGGCAAGATTATATTATCAGTCAGATTACAGTCAACAACAGATTGCATCACAACTTGAAATATCAAGACCAACTATATCAAGACTATTACAATATGCCAAAGAAAAGGGCTATGTTAAAATTGATATCATTGATCCATTCTCTGATTTAGATAAGCTAGCTTATGAATTAAAAGAAAGATATGGGTTAATGGATGTTTGCATTGCTTTTTCACCAAATAAGAATTATACTGCTATTACTCAATATATAAGTAAAAAGGCAGCGGAATACTTAGAAGAAACTATAAAAAATGGAGATATTATTGGAGTCAGTTGGGGAACAACAATATATGAAGTCGCAAAAAAACTTACACCACAAAATGTTAAAGGAATAGAAGTAGTTCAGCTAAAAGGAGGAATTAGTTATTCCGAAGTAAATACATATTCTTCAGAAACAATTAGTCTTTTTGCTGAAGCCTTTCAGACAGTACCAAGATACCTACCGCTACCGGTAATTTTTGAAAATGCTATTGTAAAAGAAATGGTAGAAAAAGATCGCCATATGAAAGGCATTATAGAAATGGGTATTCATGCTAATGTAGCGATTTTTACAGTTGGTACTGTAAGAGATGAAGCATTACTTTTCCGTTTAGGTTATTTAAATGAAGAAGAGAAAACTATTTTAAAGCAAAAAAGTGTTGGAGATATTTGTGCTCGCTTCTTTGATGAAAATGGTGATATTTGTGATGAAAGTATCAATAATCGTACTATAGGTATTGCTCTGTCTGATCTTAGACAAAAAGAAAAATCAATTTTAGTTGCAGGTGGTGAGCGTAAAGTAAAATCAATTCAAGCAGCTTTAAAAGGTAGAAATGCCAATGTTTTAATTACTGATCAATATACGGCAAAGAAGCTGTTGGATTAA